One window from the genome of Rhinolophus ferrumequinum isolate MPI-CBG mRhiFer1 chromosome 22, mRhiFer1_v1.p, whole genome shotgun sequence encodes:
- the ZBED6 gene encoding zinc finger BED domain-containing protein 6 codes for MSVCTLSVPVSSLSSGRRCSTFSGAGILGCVPSNSNTDKEDVVERKMVAEGMDKEAKLPAKKKRKKGLRIKGKRRRKKLILVKKFSKDLGSGRPVADAPALLASSAPEQDEEHLFESNIEKQIYLPSTRAKTSIVWHFFHVDPQYTWRAICNLCEKSVSRGKPGSHLGTSTLQRHLQARHSPHWTRANKFGVTSGEEDFTLDVPLSPSSAGSNGSFEYIPTDPLDDNRMGKKRDKSVSDALRAERGRFLIKSNIVKHALIPGTRAKTSAVWNFFYTDPQHISRAVCNICKRSVSRGRPGSHLGTSTLQRHLQATHPIHWAVANKDSGAVGNGLDEAETERDDLLNDALHGEKSTGSQDLTAEDLSDSDSDEPPVLEIENRKSESPVPVAEQDTLMHAQEKETTYCENSVSSQISQAIIQMIVEDMHPYNYFSTPAFQRFMQIVAPDYRLPSESYFFTKAVPQLYDWVREKIFLTLENVQSQKIHLTVDIWTHDPSTDYFIVTVHWVSLETVPSNNGRVPNFRKWAVLCVTGLAKDCLVTNILQELNDQIGLWLSPNFLIPSFIVSDNSSNVVHAIKDGGFTHVPCFLHCLNVVIQDFFCEHKSIENMLVAARKTCHHFSHSVKARQILQEFQNDRQLPWKNLKQDETGHWISTFYMLKWLLEHCYSVHHSLGRASGVVLTSLQWTLMTYVCDILKPFEEATQKVSVKATGLNQVLPLIHHLLLSLQKLREDFQVRGITQALNLVDSLSLKLETDTLLSAMLKSKPCILAALLDPCFKNNLEDFFPQGADLETYKQILAEEVCNYMESSPEVCHIATSEASGPSAIEADSFTSSIREGTSNSGSIDSSAADNVAIGGRSFMFPSAVAVVDEYFKEKYSEISGGDDPLIYWQRKVSIWPALTQVAIQYLSCPMCSWQSECIFTANSHFHPKQTMSLDFDNIEQLMFLKMNLKNVNYDYSTLVLSWDPENEVVQSNEKEILS; via the coding sequence ATGAGTGTATGTACCCTGAGTGTACCAGTTTCATCACTCTCTTCTGGCAGAAGATGCAGTACTTTTAGTGGTGCTGGGATTCTGGGATGTGTTCCTAGTAATTCAAAtacagataaagaagatgtggtagagagaaaaatggtggcagaaggaatggataaagaggcaAAATTGCctgctaaaaagaaaagaaagaagggtttGCGAATTAAGGGGAAAAGGCGAAGAAAGAAACTGATCCTTGTGAAAAAATTTAGTAAGGATTTGGGATCTGGGAGGCCTGTTGCAGATGCCCCTGCTTTGTTAGCTTCCAGTGCCCCTGAGCAGGATGAAGAACATCTTTTTGAGAGCAATATAGAAAAACAGATCTACCTACCTAGTACCAGAGCCAAGACCTCCATTGTGTGGCACTTTTTTCATGTTGACCCCCAGTACACCTGGCGAGCTATTTGTAACCTCTGTGAAAAAAGTGTTAGCAGGGGTAAACCAGGCAGCCATCTCGGGACATCTACTCTTCAACGACATCTGCAGGCAAGGCATTCACCTCACTGGACCAGGGCCAACAAATTTGGAGTCACTAGTGGGGAGGAGGATTTTACTTTGGATGTACCTTTATCTCCCTCTTCTGCTGGAAGCAACGGAAGCTTTGAGTATATTCCTACTGATCCATTAGATGATAATAGAATGGGTAAGAAACGTGATAAATCAGTATCTGATGCCCTGAGGGCGGAAAGGGGGAGATTTCTCATCAAAAGTAACATTGTCAAGCATGCCTTAATTCCTGGAACAAGAGCCAAGACATCTGcagtttggaattttttttatacTGATCCTCAACACATCTCAAGAGCTGTGTGTAACATATGTAAAAGAAGTGTGAGCCGAGGTAGGCCAGGTTCTCACTTAGGAACTTCAACACTTCAGCGACACCTGCAGGCCACACATCCCATCCATTGGGCTGTTGCCAACAAAGACAGTGGTGCAGTTGGAAATGGATTAGATGAGGCTGAGACTGAGAGAGATGATCTCCTGAACGATGCTTTGCATGGAGAGAAGTCTACAGGCAGCCAAGATTTAACAGCTGAGGATCTTAGTGACTCTGATTCAGATGAACCTCCTGTCTTAGAGATTGAAAATAGGAAATCTGAGAGTCCTGTTCCTGTTGCAGAGCAAGATACTCTGATGCATGCCCAGGAGAAAGAAACAACATATTGTGAAAATTCAGTCTCAAGTCAAATAAGTCAGGCAATTATTCAAATGATTGTGGAGGATATGCATCCTTACAACTACTTCTCAACCCCAGCCTTTCAGAGGTTCATGCAGATTGTAGCCCCTGACTACAGGTTACCATCTGAGTCTTACTTCTTTACTAAGGCTGTACCTCAATTATATGACTGGGTCAGAGaaaaaattttcttaactttGGAGAATGTTCAAAGCCAAAAGATCCACCTGACTGTGGACATATGGACCCATGACCCATCCACTGACTATTTTATTGTGACTGTACATTGGGTCTCCTTGGAAACTGTACCTTCCAATAATGGCAGGGTCCCCAATTTTAGAAAATGGGCGGTGCTTTGTGTAACAGGTTTGGCCAAAGACTGTTTGGTAACCAACATTTTACAAGAATTAAATGACCAGATTGGTCTGTGGCTTTCTCCTAATTTCCTCATCCCTAGTTTCATTGTTTCTGACAATTCTTCTAATGTGGTACATGCAATCAAAGATGGTGGTTTTACCCACGTGCCATGCTTCCTGCATTGTTTAAATGTAGTCATTCAGGATTTTTTCTGTGAGCATAAAAGCATTGAGAATATGTTAGTGGCTGCTAGGAAAACCTGTCATCATTTTAGTCATTCAGTCAAGGCCCGTCAGATACTGCAAGAGTTCCAAAATGATCGCCAACTTCCATGGAAGAATTTGAAGCAAGATGAAACTGGCCATTGGATTTCTAccttttatatgttaaaatggCTCTTGGAACATTGCTACTCAGTTCACCATAGTCTTGGTAGAGCCAGTGGAGTTGTACTCACCTCCCTTCAGTGGACTCTAATGACTTATGTTTGTGATATTCTTAAACCATTTGAGGAAGCCACCCAGAAAGTGAGTGTGAAGGCCACAGGATTGAATCAGGTGCTACCCTTAATCCATCATCTACTTCTTTCCCTACAGAAACTCAGAGAAGATTTTCAAGTCAGAGGTATTACACAGGCACTCAATCTGGTGGACAGTTTATCTCTGAAACTTGAAACTGACACCCTACTAAGTGCCATGCTCAAATCTAAACCCTGTATCTTGGCTGCTTTGTTAGAtccttgctttaaaaacaatttggaagacTTTTTCCCTCAAGGTGCTGATTTAGAAACTTATAAGCAGATCCTTGCAGAAGAAGTTTGTAATTATATGGAATCTTCACCAGAGGTCTGCCATATTGCAACTTCAGAAGCTTCTGGTCCGTCAGCTATAGAAGCTGATTCGTTTACCTCATCTATAAGAGAAGGCACGTCCAATTCAGGGTCTATTGATAGCTCAGCTGCAGATAATGTTGCCATTGGAGGCAGAAGCTTCATGTTTCCTTCTGCTGTAGCAGTAGTGGATGAATACTTCAAAGAGAAGTATTCAGAGATCTCAGGAGGTGATGACCCTTTGATTTACTGGCAGAGGAAGGTGAGCATATGGCCAGCTTTGACCCAAGTTGCCATTCAGTATTTAAGCTGCCCCATGTGTAGTTGGCAATCTGAATGTATCTTTACTGCAAATAGCCACTTTCATCCAAAGCAGACTATGAGCCTGGACTTTGACAATATAGAACAGCTGATGTTtctgaaaatgaacttaaaaaatgttaactatgatTATTCTACATTGGTTCTGAGTTGGGATCCTGAGAATGAAGTtgttcaaagcaatgaaaaagaaatattatcttag